Below is a genomic region from Desulfobacter sp..
GCAGGATTCAAGAACAGGTCCTTTTTTAATGTATCCGTATCCTGTTTCAGGAGATCCCGGCACAATTCCAAAGGTGACAAGGGCACCTTGTTGTGCAAGCTCAGCCCCCTGGGAGACAATTGAGTAAAATTTATCCTTGTCTTCAATCACATGATCTGCCGGAAGGACCAGCATGATCGGATCCTGATCCGGGTCAGGATTCCGGTCAACCAGGGTCAAACCGGCAAGTCCAATGGCCGGGGCGGTATTTTTTTTGGCCGGTTCAAGTATAATGGACAAGGCCTTTTGATCAATCTGTCTTAATTGTTCTGCCGTCATAAAGCGATGGTCTTCATTGCATACCACAACCGGAGCCCCAATATCCTGGAGACCGGAAACCCTGAGCAGGGTATTTTGAAGCAGGGTATGTTCATTATAGATGTCAATCAATTGTTTGGGATACAATGACCTGGACATGGGCCATAGACGTGTTCCGGATCCGCCGGACAAAATTACTGGAACAATCATTTCAAAAGTCCTCTATTTTTGTGCAAGGTAAAATGTAATACTTAAATTTTTTTCAACAGGAAAAAGACTATCGCTTTTCAGAGTAAACCCGCAGGATAATAGCCAGTTTTGAATCTGCTTTCGGGTAAACCCCAGCCAGGTGCCGCCGATAATTTTTTGGATCTCTTCTTGGTCGTGGCGCAAAAAATCAGCCAAAAGGAAGATGCCGCCGGGTTTAAGCACCCTAAAAACTTCCTGAATGGATTTTTCCGGCTCGAAAATATGGTGTAATACCATGCTCATCACGGCCGTATCCACTTCCTGGTCTCTCATGGGCAAATTTTCAAGTTCCCCCAAACGAAGCTCCAGGCAGGAACGTTCCGGCAGTTTGATTCTTGCCTGTTCGAGCATTTCAGGTGAGGCATCCACACCGATAAGGGGGGCGTTAGACTGACCGAGAAAGTGCTCGAGCAGTTCTCCTGTACCGCAGCCAAGGTCGGCAATAATATTTTGATTCATTACATTTTCAATGAACAGGCTGTTCAGATCAAATTCGCCGAGAACCTCTTTTTTCAGACGGTCCCATTGGGGGGCCACGGTTCTAAAAAAGCGTTTGGCACGGCTTTTTCGAAGAAGAATACATTGTTCCGCCCGGCTGATGTCTCCTCGGAACACGGAATCATTTTCCACCCGGGCGCGGACAAGAGAGACCAAATCCTGGCTTTGTTTTGTATTCTTTGCCGAATAATAAATATAACTTCCCTCTTTTCTGGAAGCCACAAGTCCTGCTTCAAGAAGTATTTTAAGGTGCCGGGATACCCCGGACTGAATCATGTCCACAATAGAAACGATTTCATTTACATTGAGTTCAAAATGATCAAGGATATGGGCAAGCCTCAACCGGGTAGGATCGGACAAGGCCTTAAATTGTTTGAGAATGTCCATGTAAGGGATTGGGTGTCTTAAATTTTTAAGGTTATTTCCTGGCCAAATGCCATGGCCTGGCAGGATATATTGAGGGTCCTGACTTTGTCACAAAACAGATCAGGGTCGGCCTGGATCACAGGAAAAGTATTGTAATGCATGGGAATCACCTGGGCTGGGTTGACAAATTCACAGGCTTTTACGGCATCCTCAATCCCCATGGTAAAATTATCTCCTATGGGGACCATCATGGTATGGACATCGTTCAATTGGCCGATGAGTTTTAGATCTGAAAATAATCCGGTGTCTCCGGTATGATATAAAACAATATCATCAATTTGAATCAAAAGTCCTGTGGCCGTACCATGGCATAGGTTGTCCGGAGTGACTGACCCGTGAAAGGCCTGGGTCAGCTTTACCCTGCCGAATTCAAAATCAAATCCTCCGCCAATGTGCATGTTATGGACCCTGATGCCTTTGGCTCCCACATAATTTGCCAGTTCGTTTTCACAAATGCACAGGGCATCGCACCGCTGGGCAATGGAGATGGTATCGCCCAGATGATCTCCGTGTCCATGGGTCAAAAGGATATAATCGGCCTCCACATCAGCGGCCGGGCAAGGGGATGTGGGGTTATTATCCAAAAATGGGTCTATCAGGATTTGCTCTGACTTATCTGTCGTGATCATAAATGCAGAGTGGGAAAAATATTTTAGCTTCATAGGTGACTCCTCTATTATCTGACTATTTTTTTTTCCGTTTACGGGCAGGGAAAAAATCCCTGAACTCAATAGCCATATTTTCCTTTTTTACCCTTGAATCTATATCCTTTTGGTATCCATTGACCACAATCTTACTTTACAGAAACAACCGGACAGTCTGAGGTAAGGATAACGGCCTGGGCAGTGGATCCGAACAAAAGCTTACCAACCTTGGACCGGCTTTTGACGCCAATGAGAATTTCATCCACCTGTTTTTCATTGGCAAAGGCAACAATGTCATCTCCCGGATCAAGGCCTCGAATGAGCAGATGGGTTTTACAGTCCACCCCTTTTTCATCAAAAAAATTCTGGGCCTGCTCCAAATTTTTTTCAGCATCGGAAATCATCTCCTGATCTGTTTCAGCCCCTTCTTTCATTGAGGTGACAACCAGGACACTTGCTTTAAATGCCCGGGCATGGATCGTTGCAAGGTCAAGCAGATCTTTACCCACATTACTTCCCTTGTATCCAACCAGAATTTTCATGCCTACTCTCCTTTTTTCGGTTTTTACAATGATATGACACGCTATAAACAGGCTTAG
It encodes:
- a CDS encoding metalloregulator ArsR/SmtB family transcription factor, with amino-acid sequence MDILKQFKALSDPTRLRLAHILDHFELNVNEIVSIVDMIQSGVSRHLKILLEAGLVASRKEGSYIYYSAKNTKQSQDLVSLVRARVENDSVFRGDISRAEQCILLRKSRAKRFFRTVAPQWDRLKKEVLGEFDLNSLFIENVMNQNIIADLGCGTGELLEHFLGQSNAPLIGVDASPEMLEQARIKLPERSCLELRLGELENLPMRDQEVDTAVMSMVLHHIFEPEKSIQEVFRVLKPGGIFLLADFLRHDQEEIQKIIGGTWLGFTRKQIQNWLLSCGFTLKSDSLFPVEKNLSITFYLAQK
- a CDS encoding metal-dependent hydrolase, which produces MKLKYFSHSAFMITTDKSEQILIDPFLDNNPTSPCPAADVEADYILLTHGHGDHLGDTISIAQRCDALCICENELANYVGAKGIRVHNMHIGGGFDFEFGRVKLTQAFHGSVTPDNLCHGTATGLLIQIDDIVLYHTGDTGLFSDLKLIGQLNDVHTMMVPIGDNFTMGIEDAVKACEFVNPAQVIPMHYNTFPVIQADPDLFCDKVRTLNISCQAMAFGQEITLKI
- a CDS encoding universal stress protein, with protein sequence MKILVGYKGSNVGKDLLDLATIHARAFKASVLVVTSMKEGAETDQEMISDAEKNLEQAQNFFDEKGVDCKTHLLIRGLDPGDDIVAFANEKQVDEILIGVKSRSKVGKLLFGSTAQAVILTSDCPVVSVK